One Rhinolophus ferrumequinum isolate MPI-CBG mRhiFer1 chromosome 10, mRhiFer1_v1.p, whole genome shotgun sequence genomic window, TATTGGATCGATgagaatattgatttttttattttattttatttttttttttgctcgtTGGGGCAAGGAGAGTAGAATTCCTATTTTGTAAGTCTGAAGACCAGATGAGGGATTTGCAGGACCATGTCTGGctttctttttgagtttttaagaCGACTGTCATTGCCAAGGGAGCATGGAGATGGCAGGCGCTCACCACCTGTTCTGCACCGTCTGGGCCCTGCTCACATTTTTACTCAGACGGTAAATGTACAGCCTTCACATTAACACTTTATTATATCTGTGGATGATGGGCAAAAGGGAGAGCCCCGAACTGATAGACAGGGGGTTAGAGGATGTATGGCTCAGATATGGAagtaaaaacatttagaatatgTTGTGACATATGTAAATTGGATTCGATTTTAAAGGCATAAGGGGAGTTCTCTTTAAGGGAATTTATTGCTTTTCATCCCGTACCCTGCACTGGGGCCCAAGTGAGTAAGTCATGCGCTCTCCTATTGAGGTTTGGCTCTTGCTGCCCCCTGCCTCAAATGGGTAACCCGTCTGCTCTGCTGCCATCTCTTCCCACCCCATCTCCTTTAAGACCCAGCTCATACTCTGGCCATCTCCTTATAAAAGCTTCTCCCCAGCTGTAAGAGCTCTTTCCCTTTCTGATTACTCTGGATCCAGAAGTTCAAGTCTGTCTTAGGCATTTGACATCTTACCTGCCATCTGTGTTTGTGCCTGTTTCTCCAGTTTTCCTCCCCAGGTCCTTAGTGCAGGGCCTTGGACACAGAAAGCACGCAGTAAacgtgttgaatgaatgatgtgcTGCCGCACACAGGCGTATGCTCACTCCTTGGCCTTTCCCCTTTCTGGATCGCTGCTCTAGGTCGTTAGCTATGAACCCGGTGCAGAGACCTGAGATGTACATCATCGGTGCCCAGCCTGTGTGCAGCCAGCTTCCTGGGCTCTCCCCTGGCCAGAGAAAGCTGTGCCAGCTGTACCAGGAGCACATGGCCTACATAGGGGAGGGAGCCAAGACAGGCATCAAGGAGTGCCAGTACCAGTTCCGGCAGAGGCGGTGGAACTGCAGCACCGTGGACAACACATCTGTCTTTGGCAGGGTCATGCAGATAGGTAAGCGGCTGCCAAGACTTGGCTCAGCTAAAGGAACTGTTCACCTGGCCTGGGTGCAAGCGCGCTCCTTCAGGACGGCACAGGGAGAGCCCACCTGAGTGTCTAAGTGGGTTCTCTCCAGACATGCAGGAGAGAGGGAGCCCCACGCAGGAAGCAGTCTCAGAGGATGTGTTAGCCTCACAGCCTGGTGACAGCCCGGTGCTGAGCTAGCCCTCTGCCTCCAGCTTCACGCTGTCCTGGGCAGCCGGCGTGTGACTCACTCTGGGAAGGGGTCAGAGCATCTGAGTTGAGTTTCAGTGAATGAGGAAACCCAGCCACCACCAGTGCCCTTTGTCTCAGTACCAGGGCCTCCTTTCAGAGCCTTGCCCTGAATGTTTATAGGcgtttttttctcttccacttgGACCCTGAGAGAGAAACTTTGGGCCAAAATGATGATAGCTGCCATTAACCTGACCCAGATCCACTCctggctttttcttttgaaagggtgtgtgtgtgtgaaaatggggggagggggcagaagaaAGATGAGAGGGCCACCTTTTCCCAGattcctgttctctctcctctcccactcctgGTCTAGGATTCTTTGGCTGCCCTATTGCTTAGATGGAGGTGTGATCTGGGGTCTAATTGTTTTAGGTCCTTTTGAAATGCAATTCTCCTCTCCCTGGCAAGAAATTGAGAAATCCGGCCCTATTCTACTGAGTCTTATCCCCAGGGCCATAAAAGGAAGGTGTTAGAGCACTGTATTCCCTGTCTCTCATTCTCCCAGAACAGCTTCCCCTCCAAAGGAGACATTGgagttaccagaggctggggctTTCCCAAGGAATGATTTTAGCAGCAGGGGAGTTAGGGAGTTGAGATTCCGGGCTGCTCTGGAATGGATACTTGGAAGTCCCCTCCCTCTCCTGACCTCTGTCCTCTGCCACCCGCATATTGACAAGTAAGGACCAAGGGAAAGTACGCTTTGAACcctgctctcttttccttccatctttccttccttccttccttccttcttccttccttccttccttcttccttctttccttctgtatcAACTCAAGGTCCATAAAAGGAGTGCTCGTGTGCTCCCATGACAATCTTATTGGACAACTTTCCCAAAAGGCTGGACTTGGAGGTTAGGTGggatttcttcataattttttttttaatattttattggggaaggggaagaggactttattggggaacagtgtgtacttccaggacatttttccaagtcaagttgttgtcctttcagtcttagttgtggagggcacagctcagctccaggtctagttgccgttgctagttacagggggcgcagcccaccatcccttgggggagtcgaggaatcgaactggtaaccttgtggttgagaggacgtgctccaaccaactgagccatccgggagctcagcggcagctcagctcaaggtgccgtgttcaatcttagttgcagggtgcggagcccaccatcccttgcgggactcgaggaattgaactagcaaccttgtggttgagagcccactggcccatgtgggaatcgaaccggcagccttcggagttaggagcacggagctccaaccgcctgagccaccgggccggccattTCTTCATAATTTATCAATTCTTCTCAAATACACTTAGCATCTGTGCCTTCTTCCTGGTAAAAGTCTTGTTCAGCAGCAACCCCTGCCCTGGATTTCTGGTGATGACACTAGGATGGCCCAGGTGTAGAGAAAGGCACCCCCTAATCATATCAAGGGAATAACCTAGTGTATGCCTGCTGTTGGCTAGATCCTTTCCATGTGTTATTTTGCTTGCGTGCAGACCAAAAAGTGAGGCTTTACTTTAGAAAGCAAAGGGTAGTCAGGTATAGAAACTCCGCTGGGTACAGATCTGCAGGGTAGAATGACTTGTGAAAGCAGACGCTGTTACAAATGGACCCCTCCTGTTTCCTAATTTTCACCGTTCCTTGTTCCTTTTTGTAGCTTCCCTGCAGGCTTACGCTGCCTGGGAAGCTCTCTTCCATTCCTCCCCCTGGGCCCTGAGAGCTCTTGGTAAGTCCTCTCCAGGCTCTCTTGTGTCTtccaagtttttcctttttcgAAGCAGCTGCAGAAGTCCACCACCAGAGGGCAGCAGAGCAGCTCCGAGGGAACCATAGACGTTTCGCCCAGCCTCCGCCCAGAAAAGCGTGGGGACACCTCCTTGGTAGTTGGCACAGAGAGGGCAGGATATTGTCTTCCTGTCTCCCATTGTCCTACTAGAGCAAGGTCTCTCTAGTAGTTCCATGGATGCTGGTTTATTTGCCTTTACCCTTGAGATGGTTTGAGTTTCCACTCTGAATTGTTCTGTATGTAGAgacccttttcctcctccccattGCTTATCCATTCTGAAACCCAAGTTACCTGCTGCTTGCTGAGAGCAGCACTGGTAGTCTGTCTTTACCAGGCTGACCAGAGACGCAAATGCTGCCCCACGAAGGCAGAGCTATCTGCACTCAGGGCCTGATGTTGCCCCCAACCAAAAGAGGCAGAGTGATTGCAAGAGACAGCTAATTCACCCCAGGACAGATTGGGGTCCCCAACCGTGCTGATAGGTGAGGACCATCAGAGCTAATAATGCTCAGCTGCAGGAACACTATTTTAAAAGGCACTTCTGACCGGGGTGATTTCAGCTCTCGTAAACACTTTTGCTAAAGAACgaaagaagaaatcagagctATGTAGCTTGGAAAAGGAAACACATGAAAGGCATATTAGTTATTTTCAAATACGAAGGGCTGTCAAATGGAAAAAGGGTTAGATGATGTATCTCCAGCAGGCAGAAGTTACAGGAGGGTTTATTTAAGCTTAACACAAGAAAGAACGTTGTGGTGATTAGCGTCATTAGAAAAAGATGGAATGGGTTGCCTTGAGAACCCACCCCGCTTCTCTGAAGAATGCTGTAAAAGGAATCCACTGCCCACAGTGGATGGAATGTGGATGGAGGCTGCAGCTTCAgaggctccttcctgccccaggAAGCCAGGTCAGGGGGCCGAAGCCCAATTTTAGGAAGACTTCGGGCCGGACTCCTCCGTGAGAGCCTCTGGCTGCCTGCCCATCCTGGGAGTTCACACTCAGTCAGACTCCCCTGGTCTCTGGCCGTGTTCAGCACTGACTCAGACGTCTGATGGCTAAAGCATGAGTAGGACTTCCTGTACCATCTGGGTTTTTCTTGGGCTGCTCCTAGTCCACAACTGACCAGAAGCTGACCCCCACTTAATTGAGTAAAACTGACCTGCCCAGTATGGTCTGGTTACTAACGTTGCTGTGTCATGCCTAGATGATCGAAAAGTAGGGTAAGGTGGGAGATCACTCTAACCTATTAATGATTGCAAGCTGCTTCCCTCGCCATGTGCCAAGACAGAATTGTGGGGTCTCTACATCTGACCATAGTGACGCAGGACAGGAGGCAGTGAGGGCAGGAGATGCTGCCTGGTTTAACAGCTGGGGTCAGGGCTGAATCTGTGTCCTGCTGAGaaccctcccttccttccatacCTGAGTCCATGcgagtattttttattatttcttacaacacCTTTATTGAAATACGATTCATGTACCATACAATTTACCACTTAGGAGTATATAGTTCAGTGTATAGTCACAAGATTGTGCAACCAGCACCACTATCTGATTCCAGAACACTTTATAATCCTGTAAAGAAACTGCAGACCCATCAGTGGTCTTCattcctccactctcctccccagtccctaggtaaccactaatctttctgtctttatgagtTTTCatattatggacatttcatataaatggaatcatacaatatgtggctaAGTGGTTCACTTAACATAACaatttcaaggttcatccatgttgtaccgtgtttccccgaaaataagacctaaccagaaaataagccctagcatgatttttcaggatgacctgaacataagccctaatgtgtcttttgaaacaaaacttaatataagacccggtcttatttttggggaaacacggtagcatgtACCTATACTTTAGTactttctatggctgaataatattccgttgtatggagAATAACAccttttctttacccattcacctgctgatggacagtatgagttgtttccaccttttggctatgatgaataatgctgcagtgaacattgatGTATAAGTTTTTatatggacatgttttcattcatcttgGATGTATTCttggagtgaaattgctgggtcatatggtaactctatgtttaaccttttgaggagctgccagactgttttccaaagtagctgtaccatttaaCGTTCCCCCCAGCACTACGCGAGGGTTCCAGTTTTTCTATATCCTCACCAAGTTGTTattagttatcttttttattatagtcatccttatggatgtgaagtggtgtctctgtgattttgatttgcattgccctGATGGCTgagtattacttttataaacatttttatgtcagTAGAGCATACATCATGTGAGTTTTAAGTGGCTCACTACAGCAATAAAGAGGAACACAGTTCAGGTTTTCTACCAGAAATAATCTAGACATTTGGAGAGACCCTGCTGAATGGCCCAGAGAGGCGGTTCCCAGTGCCCTGGTGTCAGGAGGCGGTGTGGATCCTGTCAGAGACAGGGAGATAACTCGGATGATTCTGGGCGTAGTAACTCTCCACTCCTGGCCTCTGACACTGTCTAGCTAGATAATGGCAGCAATCAAACGACAGAGGTGTGGCTCATAGGGTGGTGAAAAATTGGCATCTGTGAAGGAGAGGTTTTTGTGAGGTCACATGGTTTCTACTCAGTCCCATTCTGTCCGTCTCGCATGTCCCCTAAATTCCTTAATACCCACTCTCCTCTTCATTTAGAGCTGCCTCCGAGGAATCTACTGGCATGTCTGTGTCGGTCAGGGCTGGAGGGAGTCATTCAGTTGGTTCGTTCACAGGGCAGAGGAGGCGACTTCAGCTCCTCATGGAGAGAAGTTTGAAACCACTAGAGCCATGGGAAGGGAAGTGCTCTGTCCTGACACTGCTTCCCTTCCTGGGGTGTTACAGCCAAGGCACTGGTAGGGTCCgggggaggcagaggggaaggaCAGCTTCCACTGGAGAACCAACCTCCCTCAccacccttcttccttctcttgcaGGGAGCCGTGAGACGGCCTTCACCCACGCAGTCAGCGCAGCCGGGGTGGTGAACGCCATCAGCCGGGCTTGCCGGGAGGGCGAGCTCTCCACATGTGGCTGCAGCCGGACAGCACGGCCCAAGGACCTTCCCCGGGACTGGCTGTGGGGTGGCTGTGGGGACAATGTGGAGTATGGCTACCGCTTTGCTAAGGAGTTTGTGGACGCCCGGGAACGGGAGAAGAACTTTGCCAAGGGATCAGAAGAGCAGGGCCGGGTGCTCATGAACCTGCAGAACAACGAGGCGGGTCGAAGGGTAAGCTGGACCTCCCTCCACCACCCGCCTGGCCCCCAACCCTCCACACACACTGAAGACCAcctgggctgccctgggctgAGCTCTGAGCCGTGGCCTGGTGGCCTGGCCGTCCAGGAAGGGGGCTGGCCTGATTTGGGAGATTCTTACCTATGACTGCTGACCGAGATGCCACATTCAAAAAGTCCCATTTCCCATCGGGCACATGCACTTGTCATTTCTTTAGCCCTGTTTATTTCTCCATGGGTCATCTCTCCCTGTAGCGTTTGGGTACAGTCTTAGGATCAGAATTCCAGTGGAGTTCTTGTCTTGACTGCCCCTTCTTTGTAATTTGAACAGATAGGGTGATTGGAAATGAAGCTGTTAGGCTTCGTCTAGGGTTTATGATTTCTTAAAAGCTCAGGGAAAAGTGGAGCTGTCTTTAGAACTATCGTCATACATCTGTGTGCAGAAACCCAGTCCAGCAGCTCGTTTAGGTCTAATGGTAAACACAGTTGTGTGCTAGGAGTTTTAAACACACGTGGAATGTGAAGGACAGTCATCCCTTGATGGCTCAGGTAGACAGCCTCACCGGGCTCATgtaagataccgtgtttccccgaaaataagacctagctggacaatcagctctaatgcgtcttttggagcaaaaattaatataatacctggtatgatatgatataggACATGATacgatacgatatgatatgatataagactgggtcttatattagacctggtattatgttatattatgttatgttatgttatattatattatattgtattaaataagaccaggtcttatagtaaaataagaccaggtcttatattaatgtttgttccaaaagacgcgttagaactgactgtccggctaggtcttattttcggggaaacccggtaggACGCTCTCTGCGCCTCGTTTCAGTGAAACTAAAATGGAGGCCTTGAGCTGAACTTGCCGTATTTTCGTCCGTGCAGAGCGTACCTGGGCAATAGTGTTTTCTGTGGTGCGCTGGGGAGCGTACTCGGCTCTGCCTGCGCCGTCTCACGAAGACCCACCTCTGAGCACATGCTCTAGACTCCTCTGTCCTTTGCTGCCCTCTGAGGCGTCTGCCCCAGGAAACGGGGTCGCGCAGCGTCTCCAGTGTGAAGGGCAGTGTGGACATGCGTCCCGGTCTCCCGTGGACACATCTGAGGTTGGAGTGCCTGGTGGGGGGACCCTGTCCTGACAGAGGCCAGAGGACCACAGGCCTCTCACAGACTTCTTTCTGGGAGTGTTGCCCACACTCAGCTCTATGTCACGTCAGCTGGCTCAGGGGGCCCAGGCTGGGTACTTCAGTGAGAGCAAAgacaaagtaattaaaaaatgagaacagcGGTTTCttgaaaggaaataaatccaGAAACTTAATGTTGGTTCATTGGTGATTCGGTAACAGGATATGGATATAgttctaaaaatgtgtttatgtatcaattttttaaaattaagtcatGTTTTATAGGAGTACATAGCAAATAAACGGGACTAGAAATGTGTTTTACATGTGTCTCCCTTACATATCACATAACCTGAAGCCAGTTGTTTTTCAGCCACGTGTGGGTGTGTGTAGGGTGGTGTTAACTCGTGGTGGTGAGAGGGGTTCTGGTTGGTGCTTGGAACTGTGGTTGTTACGGTATAAACCGGGGAAGACAGACCAGAATGGCCTTAGGTCCGTGCGGCTGCCCCAGTCTCCAGCAGCTCCTCTCTTCAGCAGTCCGCTGGCCAGTCTTCTGGTGTCTAACcatgaggaagggagagaaattgGTGAAAAAGGTTAAGATCTTCACTTTATCTCCCAAATGCCCAAACTGCATCCATTTTTCAGGGTCCCAGTTCACATACTACCAACTCCTCGAATCGCTCCCATCCCCCACAGATGGTAGTCTCCCTGTGTTGCTCTGCCGTAGAGCATTTGTGCTTTTCCTGGGCTGTGCCTTACTCTGCCTCCTGTCATGGGCTGTAGGTGCCCCAGGACTGCATCACAGGGCTCACAGTGCGAATAGGGACAGGGTCACAGCGATCACAGCATAGGCTTCTTTGCAGCAACGCTTCCTGGCTGGGCGCATGTGAATATGCAGACTAAAGTTCCCATATTGCTTCCTAGTGAGAGGTCAAATTCATGGAAGGCTGTTTCCTGTCTGTGCTCTGAGCTGTCCTTGGGGCATTGCGACATATGCCGAGGTGACTAGGCATTCATCCTAATCTGGGCCCC contains:
- the WNT5B gene encoding protein Wnt-5b isoform X2, translating into MNPVQRPEMYIIGAQPVCSQLPGLSPGQRKLCQLYQEHMAYIGEGAKTGIKECQYQFRQRRWNCSTVDNTSVFGRVMQIGSRETAFTHAVSAAGVVNAISRACREGELSTCGCSRTARPKDLPRDWLWGGCGDNVEYGYRFAKEFVDAREREKNFAKGSEEQGRVLMNLQNNEAGRRAVYKTADVACKCHGVSGSCSLKTCWLQLAEFRKVGDQLKEKYDSAAAVRISRRGKLELVNSRFNPPTPEDLVYVDPSPDYCLRNETTGSLGTQGRLCNKTSEGMDGCELMCCGRGYDQFKSVQVERCHCKFHWCCFVKCKKCTEVVDQYVCK